One genomic region from Chelmon rostratus isolate fCheRos1 chromosome 11, fCheRos1.pri, whole genome shotgun sequence encodes:
- the LOC121614194 gene encoding uncharacterized protein LOC121614194 gives MSDYSSDEEYDFSTQPEGYLYEPEYTDAELYQMEVERAEREREMASRDVEREIGAAAARPRVTDTRWCTCNKCEVMQTEVECYCCHEWDLVMPRMQDLSIDEEAGASAAVCITNNNDLPAILNAGVLETFFHIPKINWKKRPKPAGPDGQLSAEQYRLVAYRIIMEWALKGQTLGPGNRRVLPSCVVALIRRTYPSPSGQYAGFKESNDALQLF, from the exons atgtctgactacagcagcgacgaagaatatgatttcagcacacaaccagAAGGATATCTGTATGAACCCGAATATACGGATGCAGAACTCTATCAGATGGAGGTAgaacgggcagagagagagagagagatggcgagcagagatgtggaacgtGAAATCGGGGCCGCAGCTGCGAGACCTCGAGTGACTGATACAAGGTGGTGTACGTGCAACAAGTGCGAAGTTATGCAGACCGAGGTTGAGtgctactgttgccatgaatggGACCTCGTAATGCCTCGCATGCAGGACCTTTCCATTGACGAGGAGGCTggcgcatcagcagctgtctgcatcacCAATAACAACGACTTGCCTGCAATcctgaatgctggtgtcctcgagacttttttccacatcccgaaaataaactggaaaaagcgccccaaacctgctggacccgatggccagttgtctgcaga acagtacaggCTGGTCGCCTATCGCATCATAATGGAATGGGCTCTGAAAGGACAGACGCTTGGTCCTGGCAACAGAAGAGTTCTTCCCTCCTGCGTGGTGGCGCTAATAAGAAGAACATATCCATCACCAAGTGGACAATATGCTGGTTTCaaagagtcaaatgatgcactgcaattgttttag